The following coding sequences lie in one Cotesia glomerata isolate CgM1 linkage group LG5, MPM_Cglom_v2.3, whole genome shotgun sequence genomic window:
- the LOC123266047 gene encoding uncharacterized protein LOC123266047, with protein sequence MSSNLQENNNNISDEKHEEIMEIEAIEDTSRDYNSNDDCDATTSSQELQSNYFKSVGFDTRNVNLSYKTIQRQRIIHRKEIAKGLKEDLKFNDNYVVHWDGKLLSDIVGTETVDRLPVLLTSSGSEQLLGIPKINSGSGIEQALAVYSTMEQWGVSNYIKAICFDTAATNTGIHHGAGVELEKILKRKLIWLPCRHHVIELVIKGVFEAYWPVQSGPNVPFFNRFKIGWNKINTSKYNAGINDKIVANILLNKKDELLSFIDNYSQKFLPRNDYREFLELSSIFLGATPKDNYTFKCPGAMSHARWMSKAIYCLKIFIFRTEFKITPKELNNLRHICIFIVTTYIKAWFTSSSAILAPNNDLTLMQQLILYNKINSTVSQAALKKMVRHLWYLSDQLAIMSLFDDSIDLTVKKK encoded by the exons ATGTCTTCAAATCtgcaagaaaataataataatatctcaGACGAAAAACACGAAGAAATAATGGAAATAGAGGCGATAG aagACACCTCTCGTGATTATAACAGTAATGATGATTGTGATGCTACAACATCTAGTCAGGAGTTGCAATCAAA CTACTTTAAAAGTGTGGGATTCGATACTCGGAATGTAAATTTGAGTTATAAAACTATTCAACGACAGCGTATAATTCATCGGAAAGAAATTGCTAAAGGCTTAAAAGAAGACTTAAAATTCAATGACAATTATGTGGTCCATTGGGATGGTAAACTGCTAAGTGATATTGTTGGGACAGAAACAGTAGATAGGCTTCCGGTGCTTTTAACATCGTCTGGCAGTGAACAGCTATTGggtattccaaaaattaattcaggaTCTGGGATTGAGCAAGCTTTAGCTGTATACTCAACTATGGAGCAATGGGGTGTCAGTAATTACATAAAAGCGATATGCTTTGATACTGCAGCAACCAATAcgg GAATTCATCATGGCGCTGGCGTAGAGCTTGAGAAAATTCTGAAACGAAAGCTTATATGGTTACCCTGTCGTCATCATGTAATTGAACTTGTCATAAAAGGCGTTTTTGAAGCTTACTGGCCAGTACAATCAGGTCCGAAcgttccattttttaatcgattTAAAATCGGTTGGAATAAAATCAACACATCCAAATATAACGCTGGCATCAACGATAAGATAGTGgctaatatactattaaacaaaaaagatGAACTATTAAGTTTTATCGATAATTATTCGCAG AAATTTCTTCCAAGAAATGACTATCGAGAATTTTTGGAGTTATCATCTATTTTCTTGGGAGCTACGCCAAAGGAtaattacacttttaaatGTCCGGGAGCAATGAGTCATGCTCGTTGGATGTCGAAGGCgatttattgtttgaaaatatttatttttcgaacAGAGTTTAAGATTACACCTAAAGAGTTAAATAATCTTCGTCATATTTGTATTTTCATAGTTACAACTTATATAAAAGCTTGGTTTACTTCATCCTCGGCAATTTTGGCTCCAAATAATGATTTGACTTTGATGCAACAATTGATAttatataacaaaataaactcGACTGTATCGCAAGCTGCTCTCAAGAAAATGGTGAGACATTTATGGTATTTGAGTGATCAATTAGCCATAATGTCTCTATTTGATGATTCTATTGACCTGACTGTgaagaaaaaatga